The Spodoptera frugiperda isolate SF20-4 chromosome 2, AGI-APGP_CSIRO_Sfru_2.0, whole genome shotgun sequence genome has a window encoding:
- the LOC118268828 gene encoding phosphopantothenoylcysteine decarboxylase, giving the protein MDTRRSCKLLLAATGSVAALKIPNLIKALLEIPPEQMTYDFEVHLVVTEHAKHFFKMSDLPTDVKVYDDSLEWQAWKQRGDPVLHIELGKLADIMVIAPLDANTLAKMAQGLCDNLLTCTTRAWDMSKPLIFCPAMNTRMWEHPVTAQQIKLLKEWGHQEIPPISKTLMCGDTGIGAMAEVDTIVKKIISVADVKFNVKFD; this is encoded by the exons atggatACAAGAAGatcttgtaaattattgttgGCAGCTACAGGTAGCGTAGCTGccttaaaaataccaaatctAATAAAAGCTCTATTAGAAATACCTCCGGAGCAAATGACTTAtgattttgag GTGCACTTAGTAGTGACGGAACATGCGAAGCATTTCTTCAAAATGTCGGATTTGCCTACTGACGTGAAGGTGTACGATGACAGTTTGGAGTGGCAAGCTTGGAAGCAAAGAGGTGACCCTGTATTGCACATAGAGCTTGGCAAGCTGGCTGACATTATGGTGATAGCTCCCCTAGATGCTAATACTCTGGCTAAGATGGCTCAA GGTCTTTGTGATAATTTACTAACCTGCACAACCAGAGCATGGGACATGTCCAAACCTTTGATCTTCTGTCCGGCAATGAACACAAGGATGTGGGAGCACCCCGTCACTGCTCAGCAAATAAAATTGCTGAAGGAATGGGGTCATCAGGAGATTCCACCAATCAGTAAGACTCTGATGTGCGGAGACACAGGCATCGGTGCAATGGCTGAAGTAGATACCATTGTGAAGAAAATCATAAGTGTGGCTGATGTGAAATTCAA